A genomic window from Oscillospiraceae bacterium includes:
- a CDS encoding sugar phosphate isomerase/epimerase: MKYSIQLYSVRDLASNDLEAAIREVAHIGYSAIEFAGFFSHSASEVSGWLKKYGIGISGTHTGWEEIADNYDDTLAFHKEIGNKYIIIPGADLSTAKKLDDFITMVNTYVPKLKAEGITLGFHNHYAEFAPNNDGQIIYDELVNRSALSLEIDTYWAFKAGKDPIALMKKYADRLIFVHLKDGDGGMGGRALGEGIAPVKAVRKKAVEMGVPMVVESENLNPNGIDEVTRCFKYLASL, encoded by the coding sequence ATGAAATACAGCATTCAGTTATACAGTGTCCGCGATCTTGCCTCAAACGATCTTGAAGCGGCAATCCGTGAGGTCGCCCATATAGGTTATTCGGCAATAGAATTTGCCGGATTCTTTTCACATTCCGCCTCGGAAGTATCAGGATGGCTTAAAAAATACGGAATAGGAATTTCCGGTACACATACCGGATGGGAAGAAATTGCGGATAATTATGACGATACGCTCGCTTTTCACAAGGAAATCGGCAATAAATATATAATCATCCCTGGCGCCGATCTTTCCACGGCGAAGAAGCTCGACGATTTTATCACAATGGTGAATACTTATGTGCCGAAGCTCAAAGCAGAAGGAATCACACTCGGTTTTCACAATCATTATGCCGAATTCGCGCCGAATAATGACGGACAGATCATTTATGACGAGCTTGTAAACAGATCAGCTCTTTCTCTTGAGATAGACACATACTGGGCATTCAAAGCAGGTAAGGATCCGATTGCGCTTATGAAAAAATATGCCGACAGACTCATTTTTGTTCATTTGAAAGATGGTGACGGAGGTATGGGCGGCAGAGCGCTCGGAGAAGGCATTGCTCCGGTCAAGGCCGTACGAAAAAAGGCTGTTGAAATGGGAGTGCCGATGGTGGTGGAAAGCGAAAATCTCAATCCGAACGGAATTGATGAAGTAACACGCTGCTTTAAATACCTCGCGAGCCTTTAA
- a CDS encoding TerB N-terminal domain-containing protein — MKEIEDRKPGETSGNDDGFWNIDKLVPPSRRGAKRAPEYAEYKPGINTAEIIIGSPEKNENEVPIQSLKTCCPADNPGHNIIFKDSNILIDADICPYVSPTERERGFLRMARISYRKSSSPSAVHFPMYSFSPVYADMNSAQLNWYYSWRERFISGADIKTDNAYMNLFLSELVNLSLAGELSPADTILIIMRLWSCFRTESVYNDKLFCDIVSDFCILTRTPLPFEKIGEIICSIKTRGTPLIYGLYIFDYLLTHPLIHTKTSMDFMLSVISDYDYRSSKHYAENSEYAAKLSAVILKFTRSGIFSYDQSGDYLGTKKPSELTVKRRIFPGIVIDSSLVSSLSVRYYPLHCDESVRLRTASIVKYIENKLRAIYCIRNRLSNVNISSDQKSPIDAFFSRIHSVSNKPVEKLLSLDTEKQEVNKKVTVDINIEKAKNIELSSWDTTKKLTEAFDDSGEMLDFAIIPSIDSFDAEDECDTPQEDYECDSADEFATFASEITPLQKEILLFLLSDNKAAARTSAISAGSFLEAEVDLINSAAADIIRDIVIEQTLDITGDYISDLLRVLQS; from the coding sequence TTGAAGGAAATCGAAGATCGTAAACCCGGCGAAACGAGCGGAAACGATGACGGTTTCTGGAATATCGACAAGCTTGTTCCTCCGTCAAGACGGGGCGCAAAGCGTGCCCCCGAATATGCCGAATATAAACCCGGGATTAATACGGCGGAAATCATAATCGGATCACCCGAGAAAAACGAAAACGAAGTGCCTATACAAAGTCTCAAGACCTGTTGTCCAGCCGATAATCCCGGACATAATATAATTTTTAAAGACAGCAATATTCTTATTGATGCCGACATATGTCCTTATGTATCCCCGACGGAACGCGAACGCGGATTTTTAAGGATGGCGCGCATTTCCTACCGTAAATCGTCATCCCCTTCCGCAGTTCATTTTCCGATGTATTCATTTTCGCCGGTTTATGCCGATATGAATTCCGCACAGCTGAACTGGTATTACAGTTGGCGCGAGCGGTTTATTTCCGGAGCAGATATAAAAACCGACAACGCGTATATGAACCTCTTTCTTTCCGAGCTTGTAAATCTTTCACTCGCGGGAGAGCTTTCTCCGGCCGATACGATACTGATTATAATGCGTTTATGGAGCTGCTTCAGAACCGAAAGTGTATATAACGATAAGCTTTTTTGCGATATCGTTTCAGACTTCTGTATTCTTACCCGGACACCGCTTCCCTTTGAAAAAATTGGCGAAATAATCTGTTCAATCAAAACACGCGGGACGCCGCTTATATACGGTCTATATATTTTTGATTACCTTCTGACACATCCCTTAATCCATACTAAAACTTCAATGGATTTTATGCTTTCAGTTATTTCGGATTACGATTACAGATCGTCAAAGCATTACGCGGAAAACAGCGAATACGCGGCAAAGCTCTCCGCGGTTATTCTGAAATTTACCAGAAGCGGAATTTTTTCTTATGATCAATCCGGCGATTATCTGGGCACAAAAAAGCCTTCCGAACTGACGGTCAAAAGAAGAATCTTTCCCGGAATAGTCATTGATTCATCACTGGTTTCATCGTTATCCGTCAGATATTATCCTCTTCACTGCGACGAATCCGTGCGGCTTCGCACCGCAAGCATCGTTAAATATATCGAGAATAAGCTTCGCGCCATATACTGTATACGCAACAGGCTCTCAAATGTCAATATAAGCTCCGATCAAAAATCGCCGATAGACGCGTTTTTTTCGCGAATACATTCTGTTTCAAACAAACCAGTTGAAAAACTCTTGTCTCTTGATACTGAAAAACAGGAAGTAAATAAAAAGGTTACTGTCGATATAAATATCGAAAAAGCCAAGAATATCGAGCTTTCCTCCTGGGACACGACCAAAAAGCTTACGGAAGCGTTTGACGACAGCGGCGAAATGCTTGATTTTGCCATTATTCCTTCAATAGATTCTTTTGATGCGGAGGACGAATGCGATACGCCGCAGGAGGATTACGAGTGCGATTCAGCAGATGAATTTGCGACATTTGCATCAGAAATAACTCCTCTTCAAAAAGAAATTCTCCTTTTCCTTTTGTCTGACAACAAAGCCGCGGCACGCACATCCGCCATAAGCGCCGGAAGCTTTTTAGAGGCCGAGGTTGATTTGATCAATTCCGCAGCTGCGGATATAATACGTGATATTGTAATAGAACAGACGTTGGACATAACCGGAGATTATATTTCGGATTTACTTCGTGTTTTACAATCATAA
- a CDS encoding ATP-binding protein — translation MMTNEINKAADIIKIPRRVLGTLLNAYAAGVVPRFGLEYIAIGRSSEIGAFLSDFDAIASGMGTFRFVIGKYGSGKSFLIGLVRCNALERNFITADCDLSPERRFHGSKGQGLAAFRELMKNLGSKSSPDGGALPSILTRWLSGLQTNAVKNGFSPDTPVFFSEVEKDIYSVTDDLCSLVNGFDFAKVLKKYYDGVIKGNDDEKESALRWLRGEFSTKQEARSCGLGTSSIIDDANWYDYIKLYAAFFRRIGYKGFIVLFDEGVNLYKIPNRLSRENNYEKILSMFNDTLQGKAEGLGIVLGGTPAFLEDNRRGLFSYEALKSRLEEGRFTGDRRNLISPVIKLNRLSDDELYALVERVMKLHSQYYGVQLQLTEQNIVTFLKICLERMGADEMITPREVIRDFLNILNIMLQDKSVTFDELVGNKNNIKLEKASESDKENNDSSEEGNDDDFFNLGKLEL, via the coding sequence ATGATGACAAACGAAATAAACAAAGCAGCGGATATTATTAAAATACCGAGACGCGTACTCGGAACCCTGTTGAACGCTTATGCCGCCGGTGTTGTTCCCCGATTCGGATTGGAATACATCGCCATCGGAAGAAGCTCCGAGATCGGAGCTTTTTTATCTGATTTTGACGCGATAGCCTCGGGTATGGGAACTTTCCGCTTTGTAATAGGAAAATACGGCAGCGGAAAAAGCTTTTTAATCGGGCTTGTCCGCTGCAACGCTCTTGAACGGAATTTTATAACCGCCGACTGTGATCTTTCTCCGGAACGAAGATTTCACGGTTCAAAAGGTCAGGGGCTTGCCGCTTTCCGCGAGCTCATGAAAAACCTCGGTTCAAAGTCTTCTCCGGACGGAGGCGCGCTGCCTTCTATACTCACAAGATGGCTGTCCGGACTTCAGACCAACGCTGTAAAAAACGGCTTTTCTCCCGACACTCCGGTTTTTTTTTCAGAGGTGGAAAAAGATATTTATTCGGTGACGGACGATCTTTGCTCGCTTGTAAATGGTTTTGATTTCGCTAAAGTATTAAAAAAATACTACGACGGAGTCATCAAAGGCAACGACGACGAAAAAGAAAGCGCCTTACGCTGGTTAAGAGGCGAATTTTCCACCAAGCAGGAGGCTCGTTCCTGCGGGCTCGGAACTTCTTCCATAATTGACGACGCCAACTGGTATGATTATATAAAGTTATATGCGGCATTTTTCCGCAGAATCGGATATAAGGGCTTCATCGTTCTTTTTGACGAAGGAGTTAATTTGTATAAAATACCGAACCGACTGTCACGTGAAAATAATTACGAAAAAATTCTTTCAATGTTTAATGATACTTTGCAGGGAAAGGCCGAAGGGCTGGGTATCGTGCTCGGCGGAACACCCGCGTTTCTGGAAGACAACCGAAGAGGACTTTTCAGCTATGAAGCTTTGAAAAGCCGCTTGGAGGAAGGTCGGTTTACCGGCGACAGAAGGAATCTTATTTCACCCGTTATCAAGCTGAACCGCCTTTCCGATGATGAGCTTTACGCGCTTGTGGAAAGGGTCATGAAGCTCCATTCTCAATATTACGGAGTTCAGTTACAGCTCACAGAGCAAAATATAGTAACTTTTCTGAAAATCTGTCTTGAACGGATGGGAGCCGATGAAATGATCACTCCAAGAGAGGTCATTCGGGATTTTCTCAATATACTTAATATAATGCTTCAAGACAAATCAGTGACCTTTGACGAGCTTGTCGGAAACAAAAACAATATAAAACTCGAAAAAGCCTCAGAGAGCGATAAAGAGAACAACGATAGCAGCGAAGAGGGCAATGACGACGATTTTTTCAATCTCGGAAAATTAGAGCTGTAA